One Candidatus Cloacimonadota bacterium genomic window, TCGCTTTTAAACATGATGACGGTCAAAGAGCCCATGAGTTGAAAAAAGCTGAAATCGTGCTGCTTGGAGTTTCGAGGACATTCAAAACACCATTGAGCATCTATCTCGCATTTAAGCTCTGGTTTGTAGCAAATGTTCCGATCATATTCAAGATGGAACCTATGCCGCAGGTTTATGAGATTGAACCGGAAAGAGTTTTCTGCCTTGTATCCGATCCAAGAAGGCTCTCGATCTTACGAAAAGCACGGCATGATCATCTTCTGCAGGCGACCGGAGATTATGCGGATTATGAATTCGTGAAAAGAGAAATGCAATACGCAAGAAACCTTTACCATAGACATCCAAAATGGACGATCATCAATGTTACGATGAAATCCATAGAAGAGATTGCTTCTGAGATCATTGCGATGG contains:
- a CDS encoding kinase/pyrophosphorylase — protein: MKKVYIVSDGSGRTAEQTLKAALTQFPKPKIKIVRRPGIIDEEHIQEVIQEASYNDGFIIHTLVSDELREKLFRIARYNNVDTIDLMGPLLARLSDELATSPSEEPGLFKLINESYFRRVETMNFAFKHDDGQRAHELKKAEIVLLGVSRTFKTPLSIYLAFKLWFVANVPIIFKMEPMPQVYEIEPERVFCLVSDPRRLSILRKARHDHLLQATGDYADYEFVKREMQYARNLYHRHPKWTIINVTMKSIEEIASEIIAMARKSQLKR